The Caulobacter sp. FWC26 genome contains a region encoding:
- the cckA gene encoding cell cycle histidine kinase CckA, whose amino-acid sequence MADLQLQDKVSTGAPRRRFDPWLVGAALFFVVAAALSAAPALKAGPTTLAGLLLLLGVSGVVVLGLVAIRGSALSGGDADQAEGFIEALSEPASLAAADGRVLAANGPWREVMGEQRRLPKGVAGSSLFAALVQARKGEMAEGVLSAGGVDYTAKVSRLAGGRLLIRLSPVVVAETAAEDASPAPVAERAAPPPSTLDAFAGASPFGAALLEGVEPFTSRVLETNPALTTMTGAKPGVVFGDLIDAASRAEAETRLNEGRAGPYEVRLARDPARIAHLYLYRAEGRLVAYMIDVSEQKQIELQLAQAQKMQAIGQLAGGVAHDFNNLLTAIQLRLDELLHRHPVGDPSYEGLNEIRQTGVRAADLVRKLLAFSRKQTVQREVLDLGELISEFEVLLRRLLREDVKLITDYGRDLPQVRADKSQLETAVMNLAVNARDAVRAAKGGGVVRIRTARLTRDEAIQLGFPAADGDTAFIEVSDDGPGIPPDVMGKIFDPFFTTKPVGEGTGLGLATVYGIVKQSDGWIHVHSRPNEGAAFRIFLPVYEAPAGAVAAEVAAEPAKPRAARDLSGAGRILFVEDEDAVRSVAARLLRARGYEVLEAADGEEALLIAEENAGTIDLLISDVIMPGIDGPTLLKKARGYLGTAPVMFISGYAEAEFSDLLEGETGVTFLPKPIDIKTLAERVKQQLQAA is encoded by the coding sequence ATGGCCGACTTGCAGCTTCAGGACAAGGTTTCGACCGGCGCGCCGCGTCGGCGTTTCGATCCATGGCTGGTCGGCGCGGCGCTGTTTTTTGTGGTCGCTGCGGCCTTGTCGGCGGCGCCCGCCTTGAAGGCCGGTCCGACCACCCTGGCGGGCCTGCTGCTGCTTCTGGGCGTTTCGGGCGTCGTGGTGTTGGGCCTCGTGGCCATTCGCGGCTCGGCGCTTTCCGGCGGTGACGCCGATCAGGCCGAGGGCTTCATCGAGGCGCTTAGCGAGCCGGCCAGCCTCGCCGCCGCCGATGGCCGCGTCCTGGCCGCCAACGGGCCGTGGCGAGAGGTGATGGGCGAGCAGCGCCGGCTTCCCAAGGGCGTGGCCGGCTCCAGCCTATTCGCGGCCCTGGTCCAGGCGCGCAAGGGCGAGATGGCCGAGGGCGTGCTGAGCGCCGGAGGCGTCGATTACACGGCCAAGGTTTCGCGCCTGGCCGGCGGCCGGCTGTTGATCCGGCTGTCGCCCGTCGTCGTCGCCGAGACGGCCGCCGAAGACGCTTCGCCCGCGCCGGTGGCCGAACGCGCGGCCCCGCCGCCCAGCACGCTCGACGCCTTCGCCGGCGCTTCGCCGTTCGGCGCGGCCTTGTTGGAAGGCGTTGAGCCTTTCACCTCGCGTGTGCTCGAGACCAATCCGGCCCTCACCACGATGACCGGCGCCAAGCCTGGCGTCGTGTTCGGCGACCTGATCGACGCCGCTTCGCGCGCCGAGGCTGAGACGCGCCTGAACGAAGGGCGCGCGGGTCCCTATGAGGTGCGGCTGGCGCGCGATCCCGCCCGCATCGCCCATCTCTATCTATACCGCGCCGAAGGCCGCCTGGTGGCCTACATGATCGACGTGTCCGAGCAGAAGCAGATCGAGCTGCAACTGGCCCAGGCCCAGAAGATGCAGGCCATCGGTCAGTTGGCCGGCGGCGTGGCGCACGACTTCAACAACCTGCTCACCGCGATCCAATTGCGCCTGGACGAGCTGCTGCACCGCCACCCGGTCGGCGACCCGTCGTACGAGGGGCTGAACGAAATCCGCCAGACCGGCGTCCGCGCCGCCGATCTCGTGCGCAAGCTGCTGGCCTTCTCGCGTAAGCAGACCGTTCAGCGCGAGGTGCTGGACCTGGGCGAACTGATCAGCGAGTTCGAAGTCCTGCTGCGCCGTCTGTTGCGCGAAGACGTCAAGCTGATCACCGACTACGGCCGCGACCTGCCGCAGGTGCGCGCCGACAAGAGCCAGCTCGAGACGGCGGTGATGAATCTGGCGGTCAACGCGCGTGACGCCGTGCGTGCGGCCAAGGGCGGCGGCGTCGTGCGTATCCGCACCGCGCGCCTGACCCGTGACGAGGCCATCCAGCTCGGCTTCCCGGCCGCTGATGGCGACACCGCCTTTATCGAGGTCAGCGACGACGGTCCCGGCATTCCGCCCGACGTCATGGGCAAGATCTTCGACCCGTTCTTCACCACCAAGCCGGTGGGCGAGGGGACGGGTCTGGGCCTGGCCACCGTCTACGGCATCGTTAAGCAGAGCGATGGCTGGATCCACGTCCACAGCCGGCCCAACGAGGGCGCGGCGTTCCGCATCTTTCTGCCGGTCTACGAAGCGCCGGCCGGCGCCGTGGCCGCCGAAGTCGCCGCCGAGCCAGCCAAGCCGCGCGCCGCGCGCGACCTGTCGGGCGCCGGCCGAATCCTGTTCGTCGAGGACGAGGACGCCGTGCGCAGCGTCGCCGCCCGCCTGCTTCGCGCCCGGGGCTACGAGGTGCTGGAGGCCGCGGACGGCGAGGAGGCCCTGCTGATCGCCGAAGAGAACGCCGGCACGATCGACCTGTTGATCTCCGACGTGATCATGCCGGGGATTGACGGTCCGACCCTGTTGAAGAAGGCGCGCGGTTACCTTGGGACGGCGCCGGTGATGTTCATCTCCGGCTATGCCGAGGCCGAGTTCAGCGACCTGCTGGAAGGCGAGACGGGCGTGACCTTCCTGCCCAAGCCGATCGACATCAAGACCCTGGCCGAGCGCGTCAAGCAGCAGCTGCAAGCCGCTTGA
- the fliQ gene encoding flagellar biosynthesis protein FliQ encodes MMTGAEVLDVGRDAIWLTLQLCAPVLIVGLVVGVAIGLFQALTQIQEATLVYAPKIVAIFISLLIFLPLMGSLMSGFMRQIAARIAGM; translated from the coding sequence TTGATGACGGGCGCCGAGGTTCTTGATGTCGGCCGGGACGCGATCTGGCTGACGCTTCAGCTCTGCGCGCCGGTGCTGATCGTCGGCCTTGTCGTCGGCGTCGCGATCGGCCTGTTCCAGGCCCTGACCCAGATACAGGAAGCCACGCTGGTCTATGCGCCCAAGATCGTGGCGATCTTCATCTCACTGCTGATCTTCCTGCCGCTGATGGGCTCGCTGATGAGCGGCTTCATGCGCCAGATCGCCGCTCGCATCGCCGGCATGTAG
- the flhB gene encoding flagellar biosynthesis protein FlhB — MADDTDPESKTEEPSAKKLSDARAKGDVIKSADIPQLASLAGAVSVILLAGGWLTRDLMAALTPFIAHAGTIDLTSGGAMVVLKQALMAALPPLVLVMVVTAFAGAAAHIAQTGFLLTPDKIKPDFNKLDLIKGLGRIFGPDGIVQFLKSAVKFLVTGVIAYFVLKPHVGEVRNLVGMDPAALIPEAMKLSKSLLIAVILLLVATSAFDYFWQRIRFMKRMRMTLQEVKDEFKQSDGDPHIKGRRRQIQMQRSRQRMMQAVPKATVVVMNPTHYAVALKYEQGETPAPLCVAKGVDELALKIRAIAEEHGVPVLEDPPLARALYASVEVDEEIPVEHFEAVAKVISFILNGKKPQSRARPL, encoded by the coding sequence ATGGCGGACGACACGGATCCAGAATCGAAAACAGAAGAGCCGTCAGCCAAGAAGCTGTCGGACGCCCGCGCCAAGGGCGATGTCATCAAGTCGGCCGATATCCCGCAGCTGGCCTCGCTGGCCGGGGCGGTGTCGGTGATCCTGTTGGCCGGCGGCTGGCTGACCCGCGACCTGATGGCGGCCCTGACGCCGTTCATCGCCCACGCCGGCACGATCGACCTGACCAGCGGCGGGGCCATGGTGGTGCTCAAGCAGGCGCTGATGGCCGCGCTGCCGCCGCTGGTGCTGGTGATGGTGGTCACCGCCTTCGCGGGCGCCGCAGCGCACATCGCTCAGACGGGCTTTCTGCTGACACCCGATAAGATCAAGCCCGACTTCAACAAGCTGGATCTGATCAAGGGGCTGGGGCGCATCTTCGGTCCCGACGGGATCGTTCAGTTCCTGAAGTCTGCGGTGAAGTTCCTGGTCACCGGCGTGATCGCCTATTTCGTGCTCAAGCCCCACGTCGGCGAGGTGCGGAACCTGGTCGGCATGGACCCGGCGGCCCTGATTCCCGAGGCGATGAAGCTCTCCAAGAGCCTGCTGATCGCGGTGATCCTGCTGCTCGTGGCCACGTCGGCCTTCGATTACTTCTGGCAACGGATACGGTTCATGAAGCGCATGCGCATGACGCTTCAGGAGGTCAAGGACGAGTTCAAGCAGTCCGACGGCGATCCGCATATCAAGGGCCGGCGCCGGCAGATCCAGATGCAGCGCTCGCGCCAGCGGATGATGCAGGCCGTGCCCAAGGCCACCGTCGTGGTCATGAACCCGACCCACTACGCCGTGGCGCTGAAGTACGAGCAGGGCGAGACGCCCGCGCCGCTCTGCGTGGCCAAGGGCGTCGACGAGCTGGCCCTGAAGATCCGCGCCATCGCCGAGGAGCATGGCGTGCCGGTCCTGGAAGACCCGCCGCTGGCCCGCGCCCTCTACGCGAGCGTCGAGGTTGACGAAGAAATCCCCGTCGAGCACTTCGAAGCCGTCGCCAAGGTCATCAGCTTCATCCTGAACGGCAAGAAGCCTCAATCCCGGGCGCGTCCTCTCTGA
- the fliR gene encoding flagellar biosynthetic protein FliR, whose amino-acid sequence MNAFATAFQVYVAALVFARVGAMVMTMPGIGDQSVPARIRLSFALLMALILAPLVQDTVGPIPTTLGGLGGAVIHEVLIGLMVGSVLRLFMTSLTTAGEIISMQTTLSFAQSTNPSMQGSSTAVATFLSMLGLTLVMATGLHHLFIGAIVKSYTIFPFTRAVPVNDAAALAVRTVAQSFSLGVQLAAPVIVFSLVFNLATGLVGRIMPAFQIFFVASPLSVILGLSLLALSLGGIAMVWTDRYRELLDIFV is encoded by the coding sequence TTGAACGCCTTCGCCACGGCCTTTCAGGTCTATGTCGCCGCCCTCGTGTTCGCACGGGTGGGCGCCATGGTCATGACCATGCCGGGCATCGGCGACCAGTCCGTTCCCGCCCGTATCCGCCTGTCGTTCGCCCTGCTGATGGCGCTGATCCTCGCCCCCCTGGTGCAGGACACCGTCGGCCCGATCCCGACGACCCTGGGCGGACTGGGCGGTGCTGTGATCCATGAGGTCCTGATCGGCTTGATGGTCGGCTCGGTGCTGCGCCTGTTCATGACATCGCTGACGACGGCGGGCGAAATCATCTCGATGCAGACGACCCTCTCGTTCGCCCAGAGCACCAACCCGTCGATGCAGGGTTCGAGCACGGCGGTCGCGACGTTTCTGTCTATGCTGGGCCTGACGCTGGTGATGGCGACCGGCCTGCATCACCTGTTCATCGGCGCCATCGTGAAATCGTACACGATCTTCCCGTTCACCCGCGCCGTGCCGGTCAATGACGCGGCCGCCCTGGCGGTGCGGACGGTGGCGCAGTCGTTTTCCCTGGGCGTGCAGCTGGCCGCCCCGGTGATCGTGTTCTCTCTGGTCTTCAATCTCGCCACGGGCTTGGTCGGGCGTATCATGCCGGCCTTCCAGATCTTCTTCGTGGCCTCGCCGCTCAGCGTGATCCTGGGCCTGTCCCTGCTGGCGCTGTCGCTGGGCGGCATCGCCATGGTCTGGACCGACCGTTACCGCGAACTCTTGGACATCTTCGTCTAG